GACAGGTGTCCAGACCGCGGGCTTTTGCTGCCAGCATGACATTCTGGATCATCATGGAAACATCCATTTTGGAACCAATCGCCAAAGAACGATGGACGGTAAAGAACAGGCCGACAGGCGCATCAAATAATTCAAAATTACGCAGCTGCTGACGCGCCATTTTTTCCTTTTCGCCTTTCTGAATATTCAGCAAGCCATATAAACCCCAGCCATTTTCACGACGACGTTCAATAAATGGCGAGATCCATTGTTCAGGATAATAGGCAAAAGTTTCCTGATACTGCTGCGACAATTCCGGATTTGCATAGATTTGCATTTGTGCCTGACAAACCTGCTGCACGAGTTCATCACGCTTTTTACCTGTTACCACATACACTTTCCAGGGTTGGGTATTGGTTCCTGAGGGTGCGCGGCTGGCCACCGTCAAAATCTCTTTTAAGATGTCTGTACTAACGGGGGTATTTAAAAAAGCACGCACTGAATGGCGAGAGGTGATGGTGTGATCTATAGCATGAACAAGATTTTGATCCATTATGGGGTCCAGTCGAATATCCTTATTGAGTTTGCAATGACTATAAACTAAACAAACAGAAGGGAGGATAGGAAAATTTCATTGTTTACCGGATGATAAAAATGATTTATCCAAAAAATGGCCAAAGAGTACTTATTTGGCCTTCTAAAATACGAGTTTAGTCCTCTAAATGATCAGAATAAATATTGTTATGAAAATTGTCTTTAAGTGAAAAAAATAGCTTAAATCCCAAGTGCTTGAACCATTCAACAATAACAATTTCACA
The nucleotide sequence above comes from Acinetobacter lwoffii. Encoded proteins:
- a CDS encoding nitroreductase, producing MDQNLVHAIDHTITSRHSVRAFLNTPVSTDILKEILTVASRAPSGTNTQPWKVYVVTGKKRDELVQQVCQAQMQIYANPELSQQYQETFAYYPEQWISPFIERRRENGWGLYGLLNIQKGEKEKMARQQLRNFELFDAPVGLFFTVHRSLAIGSKMDVSMMIQNVMLAAKARGLDTCPQAAWNHFHPIVLDLVGAPDDEELVCGMALGYADPVQIINSFITPRVPVEEFAVFIDE